A window of the Nycticebus coucang isolate mNycCou1 chromosome 3, mNycCou1.pri, whole genome shotgun sequence genome harbors these coding sequences:
- the BLOC1S2 gene encoding biogenesis of lysosome-related organelles complex 1 subunit 2 isoform X1 — MAAAAEGVPATRREEPARDDAAVETAEEAKEPAEADINELCRDMFSKMATYLTGELTATSEDYKLLENMNKLTSLKYLEMKDIAINISRNLKDLNQKYAGLQPYLDQINVIEEQVAALEQAAYKLDAYSKKSQVQEAGETMKSLFPWEKVF; from the exons ATGGCGGCTGCTGCAGAGGGTGTCCCGGCGACCCGACGGGAGGAGCCAGCTCGAG ACGATGCCGCGGTGGAGACAGCTGAGGAAGCAAAGGAGCCTGCTGAAGCTGACATCAATGAACTCTGCCGGGACATGTTCTCCAAAATGGCCACTTACCTGACTGGGGAACTGACTG CCACCAGTGAAGACTATAAGCTCCTGGAAAATATGAATAAACTAACCAGCTTGAAGTATCTTGAAATGAAAGATATTGCTATAAACATTAGTAGAAACTTAAAGGACCTAAACCAGAAGT atgctGGACTGCAGCCTTATCTGGATCAGATCAATGTCATCGAGGAGCAGGTAGCAGCTCTTGAGCAGGCAGCTTATAAGTTGGATGCATATTCAAAAAA AAGCCAAGTACAAGAAGCTGGAGAAACGATGAAAAGCTTATTTCCATGGGAAAAAGTCTTTTAA
- the BLOC1S2 gene encoding biogenesis of lysosome-related organelles complex 1 subunit 2 isoform X2: MAAAAEGVPATRREEPARDDAAVETAEEAKEPAEADINELCRDMFSKMATYLTGELTATSEDYKLLENMNKLTSLKYLEMKDIAINISRNLKDLNQKYAGLQPYLDQINVIEEQVAALEQAAYKLDAYSKKLEAKYKKLEKR; the protein is encoded by the exons ATGGCGGCTGCTGCAGAGGGTGTCCCGGCGACCCGACGGGAGGAGCCAGCTCGAG ACGATGCCGCGGTGGAGACAGCTGAGGAAGCAAAGGAGCCTGCTGAAGCTGACATCAATGAACTCTGCCGGGACATGTTCTCCAAAATGGCCACTTACCTGACTGGGGAACTGACTG CCACCAGTGAAGACTATAAGCTCCTGGAAAATATGAATAAACTAACCAGCTTGAAGTATCTTGAAATGAAAGATATTGCTATAAACATTAGTAGAAACTTAAAGGACCTAAACCAGAAGT atgctGGACTGCAGCCTTATCTGGATCAGATCAATGTCATCGAGGAGCAGGTAGCAGCTCTTGAGCAGGCAGCTTATAAGTTGGATGCATATTCAAAAAAGCTGG AAGCCAAGTACAAGAAGCTGGAGAAACGATGA